A single genomic interval of Campylobacter anatolicus harbors:
- the msrB gene encoding peptide-methionine (R)-S-oxide reductase MsrB: MRKFIIVFLTVAVAFSLMFGVNSDKKIMKESKNMQNLTEIYLAGGCFWGVQGYFKRIPGVVQTTVGYANGKSESTSYGELKQTDHAETMLVKFDKNRVALAEILAHFFRVIDPTSVNKQGNDIGRQYRTGIYYTDASQLPVIEATIAYEQSKFKDRIAVEVEPIKNFITAEEYHQDYLDKNPTGYCHIDLSLAQKPLYEYKFKPLSKDELKQKLTTEQYAVTQESATERPYTSEYDKFDEAGIYVDIVSGRPLFSSVDKYDAGCGWPSFTKAITTDALQYKQDNSHGMKRVEVRSSVADSHLGHVFDDGLVNRGGLRYCINGASLRFIPLSKMVELGYAAFVPYVK, from the coding sequence ATGAGAAAATTTATTATTGTATTTTTAACAGTAGCGGTGGCTTTTAGCCTTATGTTTGGAGTTAATAGTGATAAAAAAATAATGAAAGAGAGTAAAAATATGCAAAATTTAACTGAAATTTATTTAGCTGGTGGGTGCTTTTGGGGAGTGCAAGGCTACTTTAAACGCATACCAGGTGTGGTGCAGACAACCGTAGGATACGCAAATGGCAAGAGTGAAAGCACGAGTTATGGAGAATTAAAACAGACTGATCACGCTGAAACTATGCTTGTTAAATTTGATAAAAATAGGGTAGCTTTAGCAGAGATTTTAGCACACTTTTTCCGTGTTATAGATCCAACTTCTGTAAATAAGCAGGGCAATGACATCGGCCGGCAGTATCGCACAGGGATTTATTACACTGATGCTTCACAGTTGCCAGTTATAGAGGCGACTATCGCATACGAGCAGAGCAAATTTAAAGACAGGATCGCTGTTGAGGTTGAACCGATTAAGAATTTCATAACGGCTGAGGAGTATCATCAAGATTATCTGGATAAAAATCCGACCGGCTATTGCCATATTGACCTTAGTCTAGCACAAAAGCCACTTTATGAGTATAAATTTAAGCCACTTAGTAAGGATGAACTAAAACAAAAGCTAACTACCGAGCAATACGCTGTAACGCAAGAAAGTGCGACGGAGCGACCTTATACTAGCGAGTATGATAAATTTGACGAGGCTGGGATATATGTGGATATTGTGAGTGGTAGACCGCTATTTTCAAGTGTGGATAAGTATGATGCAGGATGTGGTTGGCCTAGTTTTACAAAGGCTATAACAACTGATGCTTTGCAATACAAACAAGATAACTCACATGGTATGAAACGCGTTGAGGTGCGTTCAAGCGTAGCAGACAGCCATCTAGGGCATGTGTTTGACGATGGTTTAGTGAATCGTGGCGGTCTAAGATACTGCATAAATGGAGCAAGTTTGAGATTTATACCGCTTTCAAAGATGGTAGAGCTTGGATATGCCGCTTTTGTGCCGTATGTCAAATGA
- the purH gene encoding bifunctional phosphoribosylaminoimidazolecarboxamide formyltransferase/IMP cyclohydrolase — protein sequence MRALISVSDKSGIVEFAKDLANLGFEILSTGGTHKLLNENGVKAIEVSKYTDSPEMFDGRVKTLHPKIHGGILHKRDDANHVAQATKNNIGSIDLVCVNLYPFKETTIRTDDFNEIIENIDIGGPAMVRSAAKNFKDVYIVTSPLDYDAVVANLKSGENQYEFKRALMIKAYEHTAAYDAMIANYMNERFNGGFGDMRFISASKVFDTRYGENPHQKGALYEFEYYFSNNFTALKGEASFNNMTDINGAVALATSFGEAPAVAIVKHSNPCGFAVKSSLLESYVEALKCDPISAYGGVVAINGTLDESLANEINKIYVEVIIAANVDEAALKVFESKKRIKIFTQNNKFLVRANDKYDFKHVDGGFVFQESDEVKDDELKNMRLMSKRAASQSELKDADIAWKVAALTKSNCVVYAKNGAVVAIGMGMTSRVDAARAAVAKANDLGLDLSGCVLASEAFFPFRDSIDIAAKVGVKCVIEPGGSMRDDEVVAAADEYGMALYFTGVRHFLH from the coding sequence ATGAGAGCATTAATCAGTGTTAGCGACAAGAGCGGAATAGTTGAGTTTGCAAAGGATTTAGCAAATTTGGGCTTTGAGATACTTTCAACTGGCGGAACGCACAAACTACTAAACGAAAACGGCGTAAAAGCAATAGAAGTGAGCAAATATACCGACTCGCCTGAGATGTTTGATGGGCGTGTAAAAACACTTCATCCTAAAATTCACGGTGGAATACTTCACAAAAGAGATGACGCAAACCACGTAGCACAAGCTACGAAGAATAATATCGGCAGTATTGATTTAGTGTGTGTAAATTTATATCCTTTTAAAGAAACGACTATTCGTACTGATGATTTTAACGAGATAATAGAGAACATTGACATCGGCGGACCTGCGATGGTGCGAAGTGCGGCGAAAAACTTCAAAGATGTCTATATCGTTACAAGCCCGCTTGATTATGACGCAGTCGTGGCAAATTTAAAAAGTGGTGAAAATCAATATGAGTTTAAAAGAGCTTTGATGATAAAAGCCTACGAGCATACAGCAGCTTATGATGCTATGATCGCAAACTATATGAACGAGCGATTTAACGGCGGTTTTGGCGATATGAGATTTATCTCAGCGAGTAAGGTTTTTGATACTCGTTATGGAGAAAATCCGCACCAAAAGGGAGCCTTATATGAGTTTGAATACTACTTTAGCAACAACTTCACAGCTTTAAAGGGTGAGGCCAGTTTTAATAATATGACTGATATAAATGGAGCTGTGGCACTTGCGACTAGTTTTGGTGAAGCTCCTGCTGTAGCGATAGTTAAGCACTCAAATCCTTGCGGTTTTGCAGTTAAAAGTAGTTTGCTTGAAAGCTATGTGGAGGCATTAAAATGCGATCCGATCTCAGCCTATGGCGGAGTTGTAGCGATAAATGGCACACTTGATGAATCGCTAGCGAATGAGATAAATAAAATTTACGTTGAAGTGATAATCGCTGCAAATGTTGATGAGGCAGCATTAAAAGTATTTGAGAGTAAAAAACGTATCAAAATTTTTACTCAAAATAATAAATTTTTAGTCCGAGCAAATGATAAGTATGACTTTAAACACGTTGATGGCGGATTTGTTTTTCAAGAAAGCGATGAAGTGAAAGATGATGAGTTAAAAAATATGAGACTTATGAGTAAAAGAGCAGCAAGTCAAAGTGAGCTAAAAGATGCTGATATCGCTTGGAAGGTGGCAGCTCTGACTAAAAGTAATTGCGTAGTTTATGCCAAAAATGGTGCAGTAGTGGCAATAGGGATGGGTATGACTAGTCGTGTGGATGCTGCACGTGCGGCGGTGGCAAAAGCAAATGATTTAGGGCTTGATCTAAGTGGTTGTGTACTAGCGAGTGAGGCATTTTTCCCATTTAGAGACAGTATAGATATAGCAGCAAAAGTGGGCGTAAAATGCGTTATAGAGCCAGGTGGAAGTATGCGTGATGATGAAGTAGTGGCTGCAGCTGATGAGTATGGGATGGCATTATATTTTACAGGAGTAAGACACTTTTTACATTAA
- a CDS encoding DnaJ domain-containing protein: MNLLTLIFIIFVIYILTSNFRKNPQNLSGYHPNFAFAEAKYLVALIAKVAKSDGHVNELEAHLISEILDDITARLGGSTAIRENLKQIYNIEKENLNNTYELANEYSRQFIPSHDVAVARIAFLINLAYIDGSISRAEMDIIESIASGFGVKNSALRIILSQFESFYDNRSSRNSYQDSSLKQSVKNPYDVLGLPHNVSFEVVKKRYRELVKKYHPDILMGRGESDEMIQNSTQKLQEINEAYEEIKNRQ; the protein is encoded by the coding sequence ATGAATTTACTAACGCTCATTTTTATAATATTTGTCATATATATATTAACGTCAAATTTTAGAAAAAATCCACAGAATTTAAGTGGTTATCATCCAAATTTCGCCTTTGCAGAGGCAAAATATTTAGTTGCACTTATTGCAAAGGTGGCAAAAAGCGATGGGCATGTAAATGAGCTTGAAGCACATCTTATCAGTGAAATTTTAGATGATATCACAGCAAGGCTCGGGGGCTCTACTGCTATAAGAGAGAACTTAAAACAAATTTATAATATAGAAAAAGAGAATTTAAATAATACTTATGAATTGGCGAATGAGTACTCACGCCAGTTCATACCAAGCCACGATGTAGCGGTCGCTCGGATAGCGTTTCTTATAAATTTAGCCTATATTGACGGCTCTATCTCAAGAGCTGAGATGGATATTATAGAGAGTATTGCAAGTGGATTTGGCGTGAAAAACTCGGCTTTAAGGATAATTTTATCGCAGTTTGAGAGCTTTTATGATAACCGTAGTTCTCGAAATAGCTATCAAGATAGCAGTCTAAAACAGAGTGTAAAAAATCCGTATGATGTTTTAGGCTTACCGCACAATGTGTCATTTGAAGTAGTCAAAAAACGATACAGAGAGCTAGTCAAAAAGTATCATCCTGATATTTTAATGGGGCGTGGTGAGAGCGATGAGATGATACAAAACTCAACACAAAAGTTACAAGAGATAAACGAAGCATATGAAGAGATAAAAAATAGGCAATAA
- a CDS encoding SDH family Clp fold serine proteinase produces the protein MSIKELLFTKDDETQVTQESRADGKSIAKPPVLFRQTQDLIKKIEVKLGGTLITYYNSNAGSVCGNDASAMYEILKGRKIENAFFYIKSDGGSGIASLRIISTIRSACKNLTALIPANCASAATMMALGANEIVMGPLAYLTPVDTSLKHDLSPTDKRNDLVSVSMDELSRVIKLWKSNEKDNDQNPYKSLYEYIHPLVFGAVDRASSLSLKICREILRYHIDDEEAIKNISEKLNSDYPAHEYPILFREAEEIGLHVKKMDSELDEMLQELTMLYSEMGQRAFTDFDENSYHDNNIANIIEANGKQIYYQIDKDWFYRPDERRWNAINDESSWRKNELVGGKIKNTIYHLW, from the coding sequence ATGAGTATCAAGGAGCTTTTATTTACAAAAGATGACGAGACGCAGGTAACACAGGAGAGTAGGGCAGATGGTAAAAGTATAGCAAAGCCACCAGTGCTATTTAGGCAGACGCAAGATCTTATCAAAAAGATAGAGGTAAAGCTCGGCGGCACATTAATTACTTACTACAACTCAAACGCAGGTAGTGTCTGCGGTAACGATGCGAGTGCAATGTATGAAATTTTAAAAGGCAGAAAGATAGAAAATGCCTTTTTTTATATCAAAAGCGATGGCGGTAGCGGCATTGCCTCTCTTCGTATCATCAGTACCATACGCAGTGCGTGTAAAAATTTAACTGCACTTATCCCAGCCAACTGTGCTTCTGCTGCGACGATGATGGCACTTGGAGCAAATGAGATTGTTATGGGACCACTTGCTTACCTCACTCCTGTGGATACATCGCTAAAACACGATCTAAGCCCAACTGATAAGCGAAACGATCTAGTAAGTGTGTCAATGGATGAGCTAAGTCGTGTGATAAAGCTATGGAAATCAAACGAGAAAGATAATGATCAAAACCCATACAAATCGCTATATGAGTATATACATCCGCTAGTTTTTGGTGCAGTTGATAGGGCTAGTTCACTCTCGCTTAAAATTTGTCGTGAGATACTACGTTATCACATTGATGATGAAGAGGCTATTAAAAACATATCTGAAAAGTTAAATAGTGACTATCCTGCACACGAGTATCCGATACTTTTCCGTGAAGCTGAAGAGATCGGGCTACATGTGAAAAAGATGGATAGCGAGCTTGATGAGATGCTTCAAGAACTAACTATGCTTTACTCTGAGATGGGGCAGCGAGCATTTACTGACTTTGATGAGAATAGCTATCATGATAATAATATCGCAAATATCATTGAAGCAAACGGCAAACAAATTTATTATCAGATAGATAAAGACTGGTTTTACCGCCCTGATGAACGTAGATGGAATGCCATAAATGACGAAAGCTCATGGCGTAAAAATGAGCTAGTCGGCGGTAAGATAAAAAATACGATTTATCATTTATGGTAG
- the purL gene encoding phosphoribosylformylglycinamidine synthase subunit PurL: MDNATIKAHKISDSEYAKILEILGREPNLLELGIFSAMWSEHCSYKSSKKYLSGFPTKAPWVIQGPGENAGVIDVGGGIAAVFKMESHNHPSFIEPYQGAATGVGGILRDVFTMGARVVANLNSLRFGEMCGDSKIARHQRYLLKGAVAGISHYGNCMGIPTIGGETSFDESFNGNILVNAFALGLVKSDEIFYGKAEGVGNPVIYVGSKTGRDGLGGAVMASDSFNDENKSLRPTVQVGDPFAEKLLMEACLELFKNDYIVGIQDMGAAGLTSSSFEMAGRSGSGMRMHLDRVPMREEAMTPYELMLSESQERMLICAKKGYEDKILEIFKKWDLDAEVIGEVTNSGKMELFWHGELAGEIPINPLAQAAPILDRPIARPKYLDTIKDISLDKFSRVDNATAFKKLLRDPHILNKSFIYDQYDANIGTNTIRQPGCLGAVAIRVKESGAAIAMGIECSPRHNYVDPKIGAALAVVASGRKVAMSGAMPLAITDCLNYGNPENPEVMWQFAQGCEGIKQACRELNTPVVSGNVSLYNETEGVSVYPTPAIVSVGVNTDANKNLPSVFQNSGTAIYLIGDTSGEFAASLYMKALFDAVGGELRDIDYKKERALWELVIEANGLNLLEFANSVGTGGVAISLAKMACVSGIGVEAKCEFGDERWIYDESFSRAVVGVKDEVKFKTLAEKFGLKVAKIGVTGGDRFIINGINENLKDISEIYFGEFARIIKQED, from the coding sequence ATGGATAATGCAACCATAAAGGCACATAAGATCAGCGATAGCGAATACGCAAAAATTTTAGAGATTTTGGGACGCGAACCAAATTTGCTTGAGCTTGGGATATTTTCAGCGATGTGGAGTGAGCATTGTAGTTATAAATCAAGCAAAAAATACCTTAGTGGTTTTCCGACTAAGGCCCCATGGGTCATACAAGGACCAGGTGAAAATGCTGGTGTTATAGATGTTGGCGGTGGCATTGCAGCTGTGTTTAAGATGGAGAGTCATAACCATCCAAGCTTTATAGAGCCATATCAAGGAGCTGCTACTGGTGTTGGCGGGATCTTGCGTGATGTTTTTACTATGGGTGCAAGAGTTGTAGCAAACCTAAATTCACTTCGTTTTGGAGAGATGTGTGGCGATAGTAAAATTGCACGTCATCAACGCTATTTACTTAAAGGTGCAGTCGCTGGTATCTCGCACTACGGCAACTGTATGGGGATACCAACAATAGGCGGTGAGACAAGCTTTGATGAGAGTTTTAACGGCAATATCTTAGTAAATGCCTTTGCACTTGGGCTTGTGAAAAGTGATGAAATTTTTTATGGCAAAGCCGAAGGTGTCGGTAATCCTGTCATATATGTAGGCTCAAAAACAGGTCGTGATGGGCTTGGCGGTGCGGTTATGGCAAGCGATAGCTTTAACGATGAGAATAAATCTTTACGCCCGACCGTGCAAGTAGGCGACCCGTTTGCTGAAAAACTGCTGATGGAGGCGTGTTTGGAGCTATTTAAAAATGACTATATAGTAGGTATTCAGGATATGGGTGCAGCAGGACTTACAAGCTCTAGCTTTGAGATGGCTGGACGAAGTGGTAGTGGTATGCGTATGCACCTTGATCGTGTTCCTATGCGTGAAGAGGCGATGACGCCGTATGAGCTTATGCTTAGTGAGAGCCAAGAGAGAATGCTTATATGTGCCAAAAAAGGGTACGAAGATAAAATTTTAGAAATTTTTAAAAAATGGGATCTTGACGCAGAGGTTATCGGCGAGGTAACAAACTCAGGCAAAATGGAGCTTTTTTGGCACGGCGAATTAGCAGGAGAGATACCTATTAATCCATTGGCACAAGCTGCTCCTATACTTGATCGCCCAATTGCACGTCCAAAATATCTTGACACAATAAAAGATATAAGCTTGGATAAATTTAGTAGAGTTGACAATGCAACAGCATTTAAAAAATTACTTCGTGATCCGCATATCCTTAATAAATCCTTTATCTATGATCAATATGATGCAAATATTGGCACAAACACGATCCGTCAGCCAGGTTGCCTAGGTGCAGTAGCGATCCGCGTCAAAGAGAGCGGTGCGGCTATTGCTATGGGTATAGAGTGTTCGCCACGCCATAACTACGTCGATCCAAAGATAGGGGCGGCACTAGCGGTAGTAGCGAGTGGGCGAAAAGTTGCTATGAGCGGAGCTATGCCACTTGCCATCACAGACTGTTTAAACTACGGTAATCCTGAAAATCCTGAGGTAATGTGGCAGTTTGCACAGGGTTGTGAAGGCATAAAACAGGCGTGTCGTGAGCTAAATACACCAGTTGTCAGTGGTAACGTAAGTCTTTATAACGAAACCGAAGGCGTTAGCGTCTATCCGACTCCTGCGATCGTTAGCGTAGGAGTAAATACGGATGCAAATAAAAATTTACCAAGCGTATTTCAAAATAGTGGCACAGCAATATATCTCATCGGCGATACGAGTGGCGAGTTTGCGGCGAGTTTATATATGAAGGCACTTTTTGACGCAGTCGGTGGCGAGTTGCGAGATATTGATTATAAAAAAGAACGAGCTCTTTGGGAGCTTGTGATAGAGGCAAATGGGCTAAATTTATTAGAATTTGCTAATTCAGTAGGCACTGGTGGCGTGGCGATAAGTCTAGCTAAGATGGCTTGTGTGAGTGGTATCGGCGTAGAAGCTAAGTGTGAATTTGGCGATGAGAGATGGATATATGATGAGAGCTTTTCACGTGCGGTTGTAGGCGTAAAAGATGAAGTTAAATTTAAAACTTTGGCGGAAAAATTTGGACTAAAAGTAGCAAAAATCGGCGTAACTGGTGGAGATAGATTTATAATCAATGGCATAAATGAGAACTTAAAGGATATAAGTGAGATATATTTTGGTGAGTTTGCTAGGATAATTAAACAAGAAGATTAA
- a CDS encoding TonB-dependent receptor domain-containing protein — protein sequence MSSKNKILLAIFFANALCASDDTNGVVLEQIEVTSEYENEVPSIAKTKKTAKELSKQQASDVRDIVRYETGISVVEKGRMGTSGFSMRGVDENRVAIQIDGLAQAETLSSQGFKELFEGYGNFNNTRNSTEIENISIVQINKGADSLTAGSGALGGAVIYKTKDARDFLIDKDYYLGYKSGYNTADNQNMNSATAAFRLGMFDLLAIRTLRRGHELENYGYKTYDESVKGKKREKTDPYTRKQYSSLVKLGFNPTDEHRITFVSDRQTATNKGLDMSYTLQPYVTGTGWADEVDLRHTNDSVKRQNFQISYDNYQETPLWDFFNITYSNQKIKTRARTDDYCDGGGKCEGVKNNAGLRVKDGKIVDKDGNDPELEVGNIKTEYGEFETILLKNGANGESTRYFKAVKPSDFWFDCSIFDCDKPINGFNGYASGDTLPTNKTFILDESYTDPQTGKLYKRVGSAHYLDFVLMPNSPGYIQNLWKERDLNTDTKQINFDFEKNFDLLKTNHDIKYGGIYSKTHKSMVNRTGYYSWQKKWWFNYYDAVLGEENKFADSTYRVDPENSFLIPIKTDNRSLYISDDFRINDSVSLNFGYRYDNISYKSLYEYGKDPNIPKGLVMNSFVPLPPPPQRCVTSPYTGTTTCYPDERPAQKEARELKNYLDNINALGSTKKYKANSYSLGTELDPFKFLKFQYKYAKAFRAPTADEVYFTFLHPDFTILPGGNLRPEIAKTSELAVTFHDDAYGFVTISHFRTNYKNFIDLKYMGIYNPPNAAGGQTQARGYDMYRNVNRQNAVVKGAEIQAKVKLDELSPYLKGFGLSYKYTKQQGRIRTEEKGIVPMNAIQPKTAVYGLEYVNKWGGFNVYYTRVAAKRASDTYNMYDDHIKFPTPIKWRSDRYSVVDFTAFVTPIKNLVLRAGVYNLTDKKYITWEQARSIRLFGTSNMIDQETGLGINRFYSAGRNYRFTFEYSF from the coding sequence TTGTCGAGTAAAAATAAAATTTTATTAGCAATTTTTTTTGCAAATGCCCTTTGTGCTAGTGATGATACAAATGGCGTTGTCTTAGAACAAATAGAAGTTACTTCTGAATATGAAAATGAGGTACCAAGTATTGCTAAGACAAAGAAAACAGCAAAGGAATTAAGCAAGCAGCAAGCTAGCGATGTACGTGATATAGTGCGTTACGAGACTGGAATTTCAGTCGTTGAAAAGGGTCGTATGGGAACTAGTGGTTTTTCTATGCGTGGTGTTGATGAAAATAGAGTAGCTATACAAATTGATGGTTTGGCACAGGCTGAAACGCTCTCATCTCAGGGTTTTAAAGAGCTTTTTGAAGGATATGGAAATTTTAATAATACCAGAAACAGTACCGAAATTGAAAATATCTCTATCGTGCAGATAAATAAAGGTGCCGATTCTCTTACTGCTGGTAGTGGTGCTTTAGGCGGAGCTGTTATATATAAAACTAAAGACGCCAGAGATTTTTTAATTGATAAGGATTATTATTTAGGTTATAAAAGTGGATACAATACCGCCGATAACCAAAATATGAACAGTGCTACAGCTGCTTTTAGGCTTGGTATGTTTGATCTACTTGCTATTAGGACTCTTAGGCGAGGGCATGAGCTAGAAAATTATGGATATAAAACTTATGATGAGAGTGTAAAAGGGAAAAAACGTGAAAAGACTGATCCTTACACAAGAAAGCAATACAGCTCATTAGTTAAGCTTGGTTTTAACCCAACTGACGAGCATCGTATAACATTTGTTAGCGATAGACAAACTGCAACAAATAAAGGGCTTGATATGTCTTATACCCTTCAACCTTATGTCACAGGCACTGGTTGGGCTGATGAAGTTGATCTAAGACATACAAACGATAGTGTAAAAAGACAGAATTTTCAAATTTCTTATGATAATTATCAAGAGACGCCTTTATGGGACTTTTTTAATATCACATACTCAAATCAGAAGATAAAAACAAGGGCTAGAACTGATGATTATTGCGATGGTGGTGGCAAATGTGAAGGTGTAAAAAATAACGCCGGACTTAGGGTAAAAGACGGTAAAATAGTAGACAAAGATGGGAATGATCCGGAACTTGAAGTTGGTAATATTAAAACTGAATATGGAGAATTTGAAACAATACTTTTAAAAAATGGTGCAAATGGTGAAAGCACCAGGTATTTTAAGGCTGTAAAGCCTAGTGATTTTTGGTTTGATTGCTCTATATTTGACTGCGATAAACCAATCAATGGTTTTAACGGATATGCTAGCGGTGACACTTTACCAACTAACAAAACATTTATATTAGACGAGTCCTACACAGATCCACAGACTGGTAAGCTTTATAAAAGAGTGGGCAGTGCTCATTATTTGGATTTTGTTTTGATGCCAAATTCACCTGGATACATTCAGAATTTATGGAAAGAGCGTGATCTAAACACAGATACAAAACAGATAAATTTTGACTTTGAGAAAAATTTTGATCTTTTAAAGACAAACCATGATATAAAATATGGAGGTATTTATTCAAAAACGCACAAATCAATGGTCAATCGCACAGGCTATTACTCATGGCAGAAAAAGTGGTGGTTTAATTATTATGATGCGGTATTGGGCGAGGAAAATAAATTTGCTGATTCTACATATAGAGTTGACCCAGAAAATAGCTTTTTGATACCTATTAAGACAGATAACAGATCGCTTTATATTTCTGATGATTTTAGGATAAATGATAGCGTATCTTTAAATTTTGGATATAGGTATGATAATATAAGTTACAAATCGTTATATGAATATGGTAAAGACCCAAATATACCAAAAGGGCTTGTTATGAATAGCTTTGTTCCGCTACCACCTCCGCCACAAAGATGTGTCACTTCACCTTATACTGGTACAACAACTTGTTATCCAGATGAAAGACCTGCACAAAAAGAGGCTAGAGAGTTAAAAAACTATCTTGATAATATAAATGCATTAGGTAGCACTAAAAAATACAAAGCTAACTCATATTCTCTTGGTACCGAACTTGATCCGTTTAAATTTTTAAAGTTTCAATATAAATATGCAAAAGCATTTAGGGCACCTACGGCTGATGAGGTGTATTTTACATTTTTACATCCTGACTTTACTATACTTCCTGGTGGAAATTTAAGACCAGAAATAGCCAAAACAAGTGAACTAGCAGTTACATTTCATGACGATGCTTATGGTTTTGTAACAATTAGTCATTTTAGAACAAATTATAAAAATTTTATAGATTTAAAATATATGGGTATTTATAATCCACCAAATGCAGCTGGCGGTCAAACACAGGCAAGAGGATATGATATGTATCGAAATGTAAATCGTCAAAATGCAGTCGTAAAAGGTGCAGAGATACAAGCAAAAGTTAAACTTGATGAGCTTAGTCCTTATTTAAAAGGTTTTGGCTTAAGCTATAAATATACAAAACAACAAGGTAGGATAAGAACGGAAGAAAAGGGTATAGTGCCGATGAATGCCATCCAACCAAAAACCGCTGTTTATGGGTTAGAATATGTAAATAAATGGGGCGGATTTAATGTGTATTACACAAGAGTTGCGGCTAAAAGAGCATCTGATACATATAATATGTATGATGATCATATAAAATTTCCTACTCCTATAAAGTGGCGAAGTGATAGGTATTCTGTCGTTGATTTTACAGCTTTTGTAACGCCAATTAAAAATTTAGTTTTACGAGCCGGAGTTTATAACTTAACTGATAAGAAGTATATAACTTGGGAGCAGGCTAGGTCTATCAGGCTCTTTGGTACGTCAAATATGATAGATCAAGAAACTGGACTTGGCATAAATCGCTTCTACTCAGCAGGGCGTAACTACCGCTTTACATTTGAATACTCATTTTAA
- the mnmE gene encoding tRNA uridine-5-carboxymethylaminomethyl(34) synthesis GTPase MnmE encodes MNDTIVAIATAHGFGSICIVRLSGVDALNLALKLTNLKSLTPRYATLSKFYSNGEFIDEGIMLYFKAPASFTGEDVVEFQTHGGFIVANLILDTLVSLGARLAQPGEFSKRAFLNNKMDLVKATSIQGLINAKSQSAAKVIAKAMRGDLSKFVDEIRTELVRTLAFVETSIDYADDDLPKDLLDSINNMLKNNSEKLKKIVEISRSRQGLIDGFKIAIVGKPNVGKSSILNALLNYERAIISDEAGTTRDRIEENIKISTHFVRIIDTAGIRKNAGKIEQIGIEHSLKAIEEADIILAVFDASNKADEQDNEIYNMLLDCDKKVFYILNKCDLSIKFINLRLENPIKISAKNSTDSIVSALSKYLDTQDTNEVILNSKQQIDSCENAASAIMRALNLLNENELELFAYEINLAITNMANITKPFERSEILDEMFSHFCLGK; translated from the coding sequence ATGAATGACACTATTGTAGCCATCGCCACAGCACACGGTTTTGGCTCTATCTGTATAGTTAGATTAAGTGGGGTTGATGCACTTAATCTGGCTTTAAAACTAACAAATTTAAAATCACTAACTCCACGCTACGCAACGCTAAGTAAATTTTATTCAAATGGCGAGTTTATAGACGAGGGTATAATGCTTTATTTTAAAGCTCCAGCAAGTTTTACAGGTGAAGATGTTGTGGAGTTTCAGACGCACGGTGGATTTATTGTAGCAAATTTAATCCTTGATACACTTGTCTCTTTGGGTGCTAGATTGGCACAGCCTGGAGAGTTTAGTAAAAGAGCATTTTTAAATAATAAAATGGATCTAGTCAAAGCCACTAGTATACAAGGTCTGATAAACGCTAAAAGCCAGAGTGCAGCAAAAGTTATCGCAAAGGCGATGAGAGGTGATCTGAGTAAATTTGTAGATGAAATTCGCACTGAGCTTGTTAGGACTTTGGCATTTGTTGAGACTAGCATTGATTATGCTGATGACGATCTGCCAAAAGATTTGCTAGATAGCATTAATAATATGCTTAAAAATAATAGCGAGAAGTTAAAAAAGATAGTTGAAATTTCACGCAGTAGGCAAGGGCTTATAGATGGGTTTAAGATAGCCATAGTTGGTAAGCCAAATGTTGGTAAAAGCTCAATTTTAAATGCACTTTTAAACTATGAACGAGCAATTATTAGCGACGAGGCTGGTACGACACGTGATAGAATAGAAGAAAACATTAAAATTTCAACTCATTTTGTTCGTATCATTGACACCGCTGGAATTCGTAAAAACGCTGGAAAGATCGAGCAGATCGGCATAGAACACTCGTTAAAAGCAATCGAGGAAGCAGACATTATACTAGCTGTTTTTGACGCATCAAATAAAGCTGATGAGCAAGATAACGAAATTTATAATATGCTTTTAGATTGCGACAAAAAGGTATTTTATATATTAAACAAGTGTGATTTAAGTATAAAATTTATAAATTTAAGGCTTGAAAATCCTATAAAAATCTCAGCCAAAAATAGCACCGATTCTATAGTATCAGCACTTAGCAAGTATCTAGATACGCAAGACACAAATGAAGTGATACTAAACTCAAAACAGCAGATTGACTCTTGTGAAAATGCAGCCAGTGCAATCATGCGAGCGTTAAATTTATTGAATGAAAATGAGCTAGAGCTTTTTGCTTATGAAATAAACTTAGCTATCACAAATATGGCAAATATTACAAAGCCATTTGAACGTAGTGAGATACTTGATGAGATGTTTTCACATTTTTGTCTTGGGAAGTAG